The Castanea sativa cultivar Marrone di Chiusa Pesio chromosome 11, ASM4071231v1 genome contains a region encoding:
- the LOC142615248 gene encoding basic leucine zipper 2 isoform X2: MSRQAHLPPRCPIQKKPIAGPTHDTVSHPLHINESYPRHQKSCSQSSILDEQPAWLEDLLGDTVSNSKGMSHRRSVSDSVALLDALEDVFPSLTPHKDDASIDVSKTCSGLESACTYGPNSPRQKSNVTFTENAIVSALSEYVSQDPLPYIDGSLCNSAITHSHSKGDCRSVGELNTENKAVKRHSGQRSRVRKLQYIAELESTVDVLQTFESELAVRVDSLLQQRVALYLENCTLKQQVARLQQEKFIMECEYQSLKKELESLKSGFAKSKSSKVSTYFGSKTARLHGRC; encoded by the exons ATGTCAAGGCAAGCTCACCTTCCTCCGCGTTGCCCAATTCAAAAGAAACCCATCGCTGGCCCAACTCATGACACTGTCTCTCACCCCCTGCACATCAATGAATCATATCCCCGGCACCAGAAGTCGTGCTCCCAAAGTTCCATCCTAGATGAGCAGCCAGCATGGCTTGAAGACTTGTTAGGTGACACAGTCTCAAATTCCAAAGGAATGTCCCATCGTCGATCAGTTAGCGACTCTGTTGCCCTTTTGGACGCTCTTGAAGACGTGTTTCCAAGTTTGACTCCACATAAAGATGATGCGAGCATAGATGTTAGTAAGACTTGTAGTGGGTTGGAGTCAGCTTGTACTTATGGTCCCAATTCTCCTCGTCAAAAAAGCAATGTAACCTTTACAGAGAATGCAATAGTTTCAGCATTGTCAGAATATGTTTCTCAGGATCCTCTGCCTTACATAGATGGGAGTCTTTGCAATTCTGCTATTACTCACTCTCATTCAAAAGGGGATTGTCGTTCAGTTGGTGAGCTCAACACAGAGAACAAGGCTGTAAAACG GCACTCTGGGCAGCGTTCAAGAGTTCGTAAACTCCAGTATATTGCTGAACTGGAAAGTACCGTAGATGTTTTGCAG ACTTTTGAATCAGAGTTGGCTGTCAGAGTTGATTCTCTTCTTCAGCAACGTGTTGCTCTGTATCTGGAAAACTGCACTTTAAAGCAGCAGGTGGCCAGACTGCAGcaagaaaaatttattatggAGT GTGAATATCAGTCTCTGAAgaaggaactcgagtctctCAAATCTGGTTTTGCAAAATCCAAGAGTAGCAAGGTCAGCACGTATTTTGGGTCCAAAACTGCAAGGCTGCATGGCAGATGTTAG
- the LOC142617112 gene encoding vacuolar protein sorting-associated protein 60.1 produces the protein MKRVFGVKKDKEPPPSINDASDRINKRGETVDEKIKRLDVELSRYKEQIKKTRPGPAQEAVKARAMRVLKQKRMYEGQRDMLYNQTFNLDQVSFASEGIKDAQQTMSALKSANKELKGMMKTVKIQDIDNLQDEMMDLMDVSTEIQESLGRSYSVPDDIDEDDLMGELDALEADMGTEADGVPSYLQPDTESELDSELNLPSAPTGQAAVPAGRSNAQAEDELGLPAVPRASLRG, from the exons atgaagagggtTTTCGGCGTGAAGAAAGATAAAGAGCCTCCACCGTCGATTAACGACGCCTCCGATAGG ATCAATAAAAGAGGTGAAACAGTGGATGAGAAGATCAAAAGGCTTGATGTTGAGCTTAGTAGATATAAAGAGCAGATCAAGAAAACGAGACCTGGCCCTGCTCAAGAAGCTGTTAAAGCTCGAGCCATGAGGGTTCTCAAGCAAAAGAGAAT GTATGAAGGACAACGGGACATGCTGTACAATCAGACATTCAATCTTGATCAAGTTTCCTTTGCTTCCGAGGGTATTAAAGATGCTCAGCAAACA ATGTCAGCTTTGAAATCTGCAAACAAGGAGTTGAAGGGAATGATGAAAACTGTGAAGATTCAAGACATTGAT AACTTGCAAGACGAGATGATGGACCTAATGGATGTGAGTACTGAAATTCAAGAGAGCCTGGGTAGAAGCTATAGTGTGCCAGATGACATTGATGAGGATGACCTTATGGGCG AACTTGATGCTTTGGAAGCGGACATGGGAACTGAAGCTGATGGGGTGCCCTCTTATCTCCAACCTGATACAGAATCTGAGTTGGATTCGGAACTCAACTTGCCATCAGCGCCCACGGGACAAGCAGCTGTACCAGCTGGCAGATCCAATGCCCAG GCTGAGGACGAACTGGGTTTGCCTGCTGTGCCTCGGGCATCTCTTCGTGGTTAG
- the LOC142615248 gene encoding uncharacterized protein At4g06598 isoform X1, with translation MSRQAHLPPRCPIQKKPIAGPTHDTVSHPLHINESYPRHQKSCSQSSILDEQPAWLEDLLGDTVSNSKGMSHRRSVSDSVALLDALEDVFPSLTPHKDDASIDVSKTCSGLESACTYGPNSPRQKSNVTFTENAIVSALSEYVSQDPLPYIDGSLCNSAITHSHSKGDCRSVGELNTENKAVKRLCNSGEQACQSKGAPFSWLSKRGDDCKSKEALRKQHSGQRSRVRKLQYIAELESTVDVLQTFESELAVRVDSLLQQRVALYLENCTLKQQVARLQQEKFIMECEYQSLKKELESLKSGFAKSKSSKVSTYFGSKTARLHGRC, from the exons ATGTCAAGGCAAGCTCACCTTCCTCCGCGTTGCCCAATTCAAAAGAAACCCATCGCTGGCCCAACTCATGACACTGTCTCTCACCCCCTGCACATCAATGAATCATATCCCCGGCACCAGAAGTCGTGCTCCCAAAGTTCCATCCTAGATGAGCAGCCAGCATGGCTTGAAGACTTGTTAGGTGACACAGTCTCAAATTCCAAAGGAATGTCCCATCGTCGATCAGTTAGCGACTCTGTTGCCCTTTTGGACGCTCTTGAAGACGTGTTTCCAAGTTTGACTCCACATAAAGATGATGCGAGCATAGATGTTAGTAAGACTTGTAGTGGGTTGGAGTCAGCTTGTACTTATGGTCCCAATTCTCCTCGTCAAAAAAGCAATGTAACCTTTACAGAGAATGCAATAGTTTCAGCATTGTCAGAATATGTTTCTCAGGATCCTCTGCCTTACATAGATGGGAGTCTTTGCAATTCTGCTATTACTCACTCTCATTCAAAAGGGGATTGTCGTTCAGTTGGTGAGCTCAACACAGAGAACAAGGCTGTAAAACG TTTATGCAACTCTGGTGAGCAAGCTTGTCAGAGTAAAGGAGCACCATTCTCTTGGTTGTCAAAGAGAGGGGACGACTGCAAGTCAAAAGAAGCACTCAGAAAGCA GCACTCTGGGCAGCGTTCAAGAGTTCGTAAACTCCAGTATATTGCTGAACTGGAAAGTACCGTAGATGTTTTGCAG ACTTTTGAATCAGAGTTGGCTGTCAGAGTTGATTCTCTTCTTCAGCAACGTGTTGCTCTGTATCTGGAAAACTGCACTTTAAAGCAGCAGGTGGCCAGACTGCAGcaagaaaaatttattatggAGT GTGAATATCAGTCTCTGAAgaaggaactcgagtctctCAAATCTGGTTTTGCAAAATCCAAGAGTAGCAAGGTCAGCACGTATTTTGGGTCCAAAACTGCAAGGCTGCATGGCAGATGTTAG